DNA from Kryptolebias marmoratus isolate JLee-2015 linkage group LG15, ASM164957v2, whole genome shotgun sequence:
TACCTCAGAGACAGAGTCTTTGTTCTGGGGACAAGCTTGTCTCAAAGACAGGGTCTGTGTCTCAGAGATGAAGACGAGCTGATGGTTTTACAGCAGTGATGATGTAAAACCATCAGCTGATGAtggagtaaaaacaacaaaaaacatttgttttaattggagGTCCCAGTCTGTCTCCTAATGTGTCTCATCCTGTCTGTCTCCTAATGTGTCTCATCCTGTCTGTCTCCTAATGTGTCTCATCCTGTCTGTCTCCCTCTGTCTcatcctgtctgtctctctctgtctcatcCTGTCTGTCTCCCTCTGTCTCATCCTGTCTGTCTCATCCTGTCTGTCTCATCCTGTCTGTCTCATCCTGTCTGTTTCATCctgtctgtctccctctctgtctcatcctgtctgtctccttctctgtctcatcctgtctgtctccttctctgtctcaTCCTGTCTGTCTGAAGTTCATGTACTGGACCATGAAGCAGCAGCTCGCCCATCACACAGTAAATGGCTGCAACGTCAGACCAGGAGACCTCCTGGCTTCTGGGACCATCAGTGGACCTGTAAGTGTCTCCGTGCTCAGTGTTCTTCCTGGGTCTTACTTTGGGACTAAACTATGCACGGTAACGCCATCAAgataatttattcattcatttctcactcagataaaataaaatgttttagaacCTACATTAAAGAAAGTGGGAGCTGGCAGGTTCGACTGCTTTGCTCATGTGTGTCCATGAAGGAATAAATGTTACAGCTTACAGGTTATAAaaatcaggtggccttgctTCACTGAATCAGtgtggaaacaaagaaaagattcagatatttttagatttctgttcctccctgtctgtctgtcagatgTCCAGGTTTTTCTAATgattagggttagggttatgcTCCAAGGTTTAAGCCTGGCTGTTATCAGACCTGATCTGATGAAAAACCACCAAGCTGCTCATTCAGACACTGAAGAAAGTAAGAAATGTCTGAAAGAGGTTCTGTGCGTGTTTTTGTGAGAGAAATCTataaatctgttgtttgttttcacagaacccAGAGAGTTTTGGCTCCATGCTGGAGCTGTCCTGGAGAGGCTCTAAGAGCATCGATGTTGGAGGAGGAAAAACCCGAACCTTCCTGAACGATGGAGATGAAGTCCGAATCACAGGTGGGATTATTGATCAGGAAACGTATCAGATCTGCAGAGACACATGTTGGTTTCAGGTTGATGATAAATTTATAATCATTAAAcgtaattaaatgtttttctttgtgatgtCTTGTTCTCAGGTTACTGTGAGGGAAACGGATACAGAGTTGGATTTGGATCCTGCCGGGGAACCATCCTTCCCGCTCTACCATTCTGAAGCAAACTGTTCAGCATTGTTTTGGAActacacacacgtgcacacacgtgcacacaccaCCTGAAGCCATTCAGACCTGCTGCGGTTTCTATGTGTGTTTTACCTTTTGAAGATTAAGGtcatattttacaaacataatTATTGTAAACATGAGAACAAACAGTTGTTTACAAGGACTGAAggttctttgatttttttttttttttgttctttagaaGCTACAGAAGTTGTGTTAACAGCTTgtatctgaaaaaaatcatcttttaggcttttatttttaataaagtcttGTGTTTTAATTATGTGTGTCAAGGTTTCTTAATAACTGATCATATTCAGATGAAGGGGTGTCACTGATCTGCTGACCTTTTTattgaaaacctttaaattttCACTCAGCGAAATACTTTCATTCTTTTTCAATTAAACAAAGTACTTCTGTGGCTCTCTCTCAGCTCCTCTGGACCCTCAGCTCCTCTGATCTCTCAGCTCCTCTGATCTCTCAGCTCCTCTGGTCTCTCAGCTCCTCTGGTCTCTCACCTCCACTGGACCCTCNNNNNNNNNNNNNNNNNNNNNNNNNNNNNNNNNNNNNNNNNNNNNNNNNNNNNNNNNNNNNNNNNNNNNNNNNNNNNNNNNNNNNNNNNNNNNNNNNNNNCTGGACCCTCAGCTCCTCTGATCTCTCAGCTCCTCTGATCTCTCAGCTCCTCTGGTCTCTCAGCTCCTCTGGTCTCTCACCTCCACTGGACCCTCACCTCCACTGGACCCTCAGCTCCACTGGACCCTCAGCTCCTCGGGTCCCTCAGCTCCTCTGGACCCTCAGCGTCTCTGGACCGTCAGCTCCACTGGTCCCTCAGCTCCTCTGGACCCTCAGCTCCTCTGGTCCCTCATCTCCTCTGgtcttttagcttcttttttcacaaagaacttcttcaaaattatgaaaaaaaaggagttctATTCTGTAGTGAAAGACGACCTGGAGAGTTTTGAGATCCAAGTTTAAACTGCATCCTTGAAACTCCCTGGATgggaatcaaaacaaaacaaaaagtccagtTCTCTGTGTGCATCTCAGATTTGATCTGACTGTAGATCTGTGAATAGTGTGAattctgtgtatttgttttgctcATGTGTGCACGTCAGAAAGCACAGACTGCACAAAGAGACtcaaagacattttattcagtttatgcAGCAACTTTTTATTGGTTGttgatgcaaaattaaaaaataaagggagCTGCACTTTGTCAGCTAACTCACACTCACAAGTATTATTACAGTAGCAGTGCACGTGCACTAtggttgtgtgtttgtaaacCAACAAAGGCAAATATCAGTTAACTGTTCAGAAAATCAAGGCATTAAATACATCAGAGTAACTGCAGGTTCATCCTTCAGAAACAATCGAAGAGCTTGTTTGAGAAACTCGTGTACGTATTTAGGTGGAGATCACCAGCTGACTGccaggaaaacaataatattcATTCCATTTGAAAAGATGTGCAAGTTTCTATCCACATATTCATCTTTTACAGTCAATGGACTTTTGGGTCCAAACGCAGCATTTTCCTGAATGACTCCACCTTGGGATAAAATAAGAATTAGGCACTTTATAACAtgcagctgtcaatcatttcATACATAATAAATGCTGCTTCTGCAAAGGAGAAAAATATGTTGGAGAGAAATTTAACAAGCAGGAACTGGAACCTCCCAGCTGAGCAAGGCAATGCAAACACATGATGGTATTCAAGTTTTCGAACTGGTCCTGCCCAAAGCTGGTTCAGCCTGGGTCAGACTGGGCTCTGGGTAATaccagttttacagtttttttctctgtgtgcatCTGTAGGGGGTTCAATGAGCAGAGAGGGAGGACATGCTGTGGGAGTAATTCATCAAGCATAGCTGCTGTAAAGGGAACATGGCTTCAGATTGTCTGTTTGTACAGATACTGGCATATATTTAACATAATGTGAATCAAGTCACCCTTAtttataaaatttacaaaatctgCATATGTGCTTATGGTAAGAGGAGCACACAAAGGCTTCCATTCATTGTGTTTGTATGTAGCTGAAGTGACCGCCTCCGGTAAACCAACGGCTGGgacaaagaagaacaaaattataataaatctaatcttttcataaaaacttctttttctcATACAGTTGGACCTATTTTTTCATGTCCTTAGCTCTTTTCCTTCCCAATGGAAACATgaacagaggacagaggagctgaggacagaaaaatCAAAGGAGCTGAGGATAGAAAAATCAAAGgagctgaggacagaaaaaaaagaagctgaggaCATATTAGCTGAGGACAAAGGAACAGAGGATAGAAGAATCaaacagaggagctgaggacagaagaatcaaacagaggagctgaggacagaagtattaaacagaggagctgaggacagaagaatcaaacagaggagctgaggacaggagaatcaaacagaggagctgaggacagaagaatcaaacagaggagctgaggaCAGNNNNNNNNNNNNNNNNNNNNNNNNNNNNNNNNNNNNNNNNNNNNNNNNNNNNNNNNNNNNNNNNNNNNNNNNNNNNNNNNNNNNNNNNNNNNNNNNNNNNNNNNNNNNNNNNNNNNNNNNNNNNNNNNNNNNNNNNNNNNNNNNNNNNNNNNNNNNNNNNNNNNNNNNNNNNNNNNNNNNNNNNNNNNNNNNNNNNNNNNNNNNNNNNNNNNNNNNNNNNNNNNNNNNNNNNNNNNNNNNNNNNNNNNNNNNNNNNNNNNNNNNNNNNNNNNNNNNNNNNNNNNNNNNNNNNNNNNNNNNNNNNNNNNNNNNNNNNNNNNNNNNNNNNNNNNNNNNNNNNNNNNNNNNNNNNNNNNNNNNNNNNNNNNNNNNNNNNNNNNNNNNNNNNNNNNNNNNNNNNNNNNNNNNNNNNNNNNNNNNNNNNNNNNNNNNNNNNNNNNNNNNNNNNNNNNNNNNNNNNNNNNNNNNNNNNNNNNNNNNNNNNNNNNNNNNNNNNNNNNNNNNNNNNNNNNNNNNNNNNNNNNNNNNNNNNNNNNNNNNNNNNNNNNNNNNNNNNNNNNNNNNNNNNNNNNNNNNNNNNNNNNNNNNNNNNNNNNNNNNNNNNNNNNNNNNNNNNNNNNNNNNNNNNNNNNNNNNNNNNNNNNNNNNNNNNNNNNNNNNNNNNNNNNNNNNNNNNNNNNNNNNNNNNNNNNNNNNNNNNNNNNNNNNNNNNNNNNNNNNNNNNNNNNNNNNNNNNNNNNNNNNNNNNNNNNNNNNNNNNNNNNNNNNNNNNNNNNNNNNNNNNNNNNNNNNNNNNNNNNNNNNNNNNNNNNNNNNNNNNNNNNNNNNNNNNNNNNNNNNNNNNNNNNNNNNNNNNNNNNNNNNNNNNNNNNNNNNNNNNNNNNNNNNNNNNNNNNNNNNNNNNNNNNNNNNNNNNNNNNNNNNNNNNNNNNNNNNNNNNNNNNNNNNNNNNNNNNNNNNNNNNNNNNNNNNNNNNNNNNNNNNNNNNNNNNNNNNNNNNNNNNNNNNNNNNNNNNNNNNNNNNNNNNNNNNNNNNNNNNNNNNNNNNNNNNNNNNNNNNNNNNNNNNNNNNNNNNNNNNNNNNNNNNNNNNNNNNNNNNNNNNNNNNNNNNNNNNNNNNNNNNNNNNNNNNNNNNNNNNNNNNNNNNNNNNNNNNNNNNNNNNNNNNNNNNNNNNNNNNNNNNNNNNNNNNNNNNNNNNNNNNNNNNNNNNNNNNNNNNNNNNNNNNNNNNNNNNNNNNNNNNNNNNNNNNNNNNNNNNNNNNNNNNNNNNNNNNNNNNNNNNNNNNNNNNNNNNNNNNNNNNNNNNNNNNNNNNNNNNNNNNNNNNNNNNNNNNNNNNNNNNNNNNNNNNNNNNNNNNNNNNNNNNNNNNNNNNNNNNNNNNNNNNNNNNNNNNNNNNNNNNNNNNNNNNNNNNNNNNNNNNNNNNNNNNNNNNNNNNNNNNNNNNNNNNNNNNNNNNNNNNNNNNNNNNNNNNNNNNNNNNNNNNNNNNNNNNNNNNNNNNNNNNNNNNNNNNNNNNNNNNNNNNNNNNNNNNNNNNNNNNNNNNNNNNNNNNNNNNNNNNNNNNNNNNNNNNNNNNNNNNNNNNNNNNNNNNNNNNNNNNNNNNNNNNNNNNNNNNNNNNNNNNNNNNNNNNNNNNNNNNNNNNNNNNNNNNNNNNNNNNNNNNNNNNNNNNNNNNNNNNNNNNNNNNNNNNNNNNNNNNNNNNNNNNNNNNNNNNNNNNNNNNNNNNNNNNNNNNNNNNNNNNNNNNNNNNNNNNNNNNNNNNNNNNNNNNNNNNNNNNNNNNNNNNNNNNNNNNNNNNNNNNNNNNNNNNNNNNNNNNNNNNNNNNNNNNNNNNNNNNNNNNNNNNNNNNNNNNNNNNNNNNNNNNNNNNNNNNNNNNNNNNNNNNNNNNNNNNNNNNNNNNNNNNNNNNNNNNNNNNNNNNNNNNNNNNNNNNNNNNNNNNNNNNAGAATCaaacagaggagctgaggacaggagaatcaaacagaggagctgaggaCAGAAGAATCAAACAGAGGAGCTGAATCTTGTGATTTACTGGTTTGGTGGAATCTATTTTAACTTGGAGGTcaaaattttaacatttcaagTCTGAAAAATCAGCTGAACAGCTCCTCGATGTCAGTGTTTAGATTTGGATGGTCGTAGGCCTTCTCACCACCTCAAACTCAGGATTCGACCTTGATGAAAAACCAGTGATAGCTGCAGCAATAAGTTGTTTATCTGCACATCtgacactttttatttcaataGATCAGTTGCACACTTAAAACTTTACAACTCTTCTTTTGTGAAcatgtttctgcagattttaattGCATAGAATGCAGAGTAATTCATCTTTATCAGCttgtaatgataataatagtTGGCCTACTGACTGAGCATGAGTTTAACTTTAACTTGAGTGTGATGTCATTTCCTGACTTAATTTCCATCCTCcaatgaaattttaaataaaacacattattacCCCCTCTCCTCtttccaaaataataaaaaaggactgTGAGATGTCcaattttagtaaaacaaaatacattggAAGTTTGCTTAGCCCATCTAATGTGGTCCACTTTAGAGAATCAACAGCTCAACAGAACCCAACTTTTAACTGGTCTTTCTTGGCTGGATCTGGACTCTCAGGCAGGTTAAACAAAGCTTACATTTTAATGTGATTCTTTTAGGCCACATCTGAATCATTCCAGACTATCAGCATCTGTTTTTGAGCAACACTTGGACCATATCAACTCTGAGGGTCTATTTTGGAACAATTAGACAAATCAGAAGGGCTAAACAAAGCTTGACTTTGAATGTCTTTGTTTGAGGTCTATTTGAATCCTGCCAAAATGAAGTCCAACATTTATTGTCTATTTCTATAATAATCATTAAAGAAACCTCCATGGACATTCAGTGTTGGGGTGGGGGTGAACCATTCATTACAGATTTAAAGCTGAGACTTTGACGGTGTAAAGGGAAATTGCAGATGGTCACAGTTGGAATGTATTTCCAGTTTAGTCTGTCTGAAAGTAAGGCGTGCCAGCTGAAATAAACTGTTGGTAATTAGAAAAGCTGAGTTTGACTGTGTTGTAATGATGTCATTCTATAAGTCTCCAGTTTTTTCCTTCTAGTTACTCTTTAGAAAGACAGATATTTTGCGTACCTAATATATTTCTTACTGATTGTGTTGGTGTTATTTCCACATAtagttttgttgcatttctctacttttaaaaataatcataagAGACAGAGTTTAATTGTGCCAAAAAGATGTCAATAAATAAGTCTTTCAAATTTATAAACATTACAACTACTCCAGAAGATATTGGAagttaaaatcaaaactaaaccaTCCTACATTGTGCTACAGTACTGAGTTAAGACGTGTTTTACTTTAGAAAAGTAGCACTTGAAGAATTCTGTTCATTTGGATGAACTGATTAGTTTGCTTGTGTGATTTTCAGTTTGAGATTAGGTGATAAGAAGTTAATGTCATAGATCAGGAACAGAAACAACACTTAGTTTTGTCTGGCTTTGGCCTGTGTGTTAGCGAGGATGCATGTGATGGTACTGTATGGGTCAGTCATCCAGGTGCTGCTCCTCCCATGTGGAAGTAGGGATGGCACTGTATGGGTCCATGATGACCTTGGCACAGCGGATGATCATGGCTATCAGCAGCAAGCAGAGAAAGGCGACGCCAGCCAGCGTCAAGCCCTGGTCCACATCCACAAAGGCTGGTTCTGCTGTGCCCTCCACCTCCATGATCGCTGATGTGTGCTGCTGTCTTCAGTTTCACCAACATTCCCTTGAATCATTATAGAGACCTAACTAGAGATacacacagagaacaagaaCAGGGTTGTGTTCATGTTAGGAAGACCATTTGAAGAGCAATGCCTCCAGATGGGGCATTTAAGTATTCATCTCAAGAAGCTCCCTCCAAcattaggattttattttatctttacggctgcagggttagggttagctgTAACTGTTAGGTTTGACAAGGAGGATATAATAAGGGTAAGACTTACCTTGTTACTGTTTTAAGCTCTCATTAAAAGTAGGCACCAAATTGAAAGTATTGATCAGCAATAATTAGATTCCCTAATGTATTCACCCTCATTCCGTATCTCAACAACTGAGGGCTGAATTTCTCAAATACAGGgaatttttaatcaaaagaagattttagtaaaaataaaaatcaacaacaataatTAACACAACAAACGTAAAACTAAGACTAATTTTTAGGAAGAATAATTGGAATTTTagcataaaatatttattatagcAGAATTATGGGGACCAGATTCAAACAAGGACATTCGtttaacaatcatttaatgaagcTAAGACTCTGATACAAGAATTAACCCTTTTatggtacaaaaaaaactttgattataagtttaactaaaacagaaatcttttgaacaggatgtttgattaagatctttgtttaggTTTACATGCGCAAAGAATTTAGACAAGTGATTGTTTTGAGAAATagttcattttcagtttcagaggaggaaggtaATTCTTTAAGATTGTCAGATTAATTTGATGATGGAACAGATtggaaataaatataatttttatcaATTTGCATCAGTTGAAATCATAACCAGACCTAATATTGTTTTCTCATCCTGGAGAGGAATTCAGCTCCTTAGTGGATCAGAAGCCGTGGGCTTCAGGAGGACTCAGAGAGGCCAATCAATCCCTACAGGACCCAACGAGGAGGAAGgttgagggtcagaggtcatcgAAGCTGTGGGGATGTCTATGAAGCAGGTCTGGCACTGTCAGCTGGTGAAATCAGGTCAACAGTGATGAATAGCCAGAGCAACTCATTACTGTACGTAACGcttaaagtttgtctttttagcTGCTGGACTTTACAAAACCAAGCtagacaaaaacacaagctttaaactttggtaaacaaaacataatgacAAGAGGAGACCATCCAGATAAACAAAACGAACAGAggtctctctcctctctgttatCATACAAGAATCTTAAAGCATGGGCACCCAGACTGCTGGCACTGCAGCAACCCTGAGGTCTGCACAGGTAGTTAACTCATCCTGTTCAATGTTTCTGAATCACTGACTTATACCACTGTagaacaaagagaaataaagtttcttaaaacatttgacttatttttcttattaGATAAATTCACACCTAAAAATCatcaacattaatttttcacatttcaaatgaTTTCACAATCAAATGAACAGCAATCATTTCTCCCTAAATGATGCTTTATAAGACTTTTAAGAATgtgtgcattttctgtttctactGATTAGACCTGTGAGGCTGACTGTACAGTATACTCATGTCCAGGACAGAAAGACAATTTAGACAGTCTAAAAAAGTGACTTTAGGTCAGAGAGAATGGAACACAAGGCTTTTTATTGCTACATAGGTTTAGCTATGATTGTGAGTTCTCATTGTACCAGGTCACTTTcctctgttttactttaatccTGTTCTGATACACATATCTCAACTAACTTTGGGCAACTTGAACTCCACTCCACTTTGCACACTGTGGCTCTTCTGTTGGCTCAGACAACGTGGACCAGATACACCCCACCATTATCAGTAAATTTACCCTGTCACCATGTTGCTGagctttttttgtgcaaataatCTTAATCCTCTGTATGAACACCTCTAAGTAGTGTGGGCTACCACCCATCAaaagacagcatgaagaccaaggaactctccacacaggtcagagacaaggTTGTGGATTAGTACAGATCAGTGTTGGGTTAAAAGATATCCCACAACCCCGAACATCCCACaaagctccattaaatccattattaggaaatAGGAAAATGATGataccacagcaaacctgccaagtgAGGATCGTTCACCAATTCTCATGGAGTAGGTAAGGAGGAcgttaatcagagaaacatccaggtgTTGGGATTGGACTGGTCTTGTGTATTcgtttttcaggttttcaggtTCTGTTTCCCCTGTGTTATGTTGCCACACACCTGTTCCTTATGTTCTCCCCTCAGCTGTCTTTCATTATGCAATTAGTTCTTCCcctatttagtttgtttggtttgtctctGTGGTGTGGTTGCATTAATGTGTTCATGTGGTTCAATGAAAGTCAGTCCCGTCAGTCTCCTgtgttgttaaataaatttttgttccTGTACTCACCTGATGGCTGCGTTTGGGTCCTTTCTCTCGAGCGACCTGCATGACACCAGGAGggcaaagataaccctgatagAGCTGgaagatgggaggatctgtcaATGGGACCACTAGAAGATGTATAGAACTGGATTTTGTGGAAGTGCGGCAAGTAAAAACatgtatatttatttcatttactcATTTTCCTTACTTGCTTCATCCTGTTCAGGTTCACAGGGGGACTGTTGCCAATCCTAATACACAATGAATGTGGCAGGTGTGCGGTATACTCtagacaggtctccagtccatcatcAGTGTGGCTTTAGTCTAGGTTGTGGAACAGTGGGCCAGGTCTTCACCCTTGGAGAGTTGCTAaagaggtcatgggagtttgactgtCCAATGTACATAGGTTTTatggatctggagaaggcttatgaccgCATTCCACAGGGCTTTCTGTGGAAGTGAtgcaggagtatggggtacTGTTTGATGGCTATTTGGTACCCAACCAAAGTGAGTCTTGTGTTCACTTTCTTAGCACAAAGTCAAGCTCTTTTTGGTGTGGATTAGACTCCATCCGGTCTCTGAGCTTCTTTGTAGCGTTCATGGGTAGGATCTCAAGGCAGTCATGGAAATGAAGGGGTCTGGTTTAGCGACAGAGGGTCTCAAATCTGCTTTTTGAAGATGGCTTTTTTTGTTAGCACcctcaggccatgaccttcagtgtgcactgggatggtttgcagccaagtgtgaagcagctgggattagagtcagctcctctaaatctaaggccatggttctcaaacaTCCCTTTGCCTCAgttggaggagttcaagtatttAAATTCCTGTCCCACAGTGATAGTatgatggagcaggagatcaaCTCATTTGCTGTCATGAGGGCATTGTTCccgtctgtcatggtgaagacaGAGCTGATCTGAAAGGCATAGGTCTGGATTTACTGTTCTGTCTACATTCCAGCCCTCACCTACAGTCATGAGGTATGAATCACTGAAAGAACCAGATCTTGGATCCAAGTGGTTGAAATTAGCTTCCTTTGTGGTGTGTCCAAGCTCAGAGTACAGCCGCTGTTCCTCCTAATGAAAAGGAGTCAGCTAtggtggttcagacatctgattaggatgccttctggTTGCTACCTGcaggaggtttttcaggcatggGCCACTGAGTGAAGAGCCCAGAGCAGACCCAGAAATCTTTGACGGGATTAGTGGTTTGGTTTCTTCGTCATTCAGACCTCagcttgatgttttttgttcttctttcttAATCATTTTATCAAAGTAAGAAATTATCTGAAAACACTGTATGTGTTTTCAGCCTACTGTTCcatgttcatttgtctttaaCAAACTCATACATGCTGTTTGAAAGGTTTGCAGATTAAACGTTTGTGTAAAGCCTtgaaatcagttttgtttgaaacaaaatacatttcaagGCTTTAATGAGGTAATAGAAGTATGCAATCTGGATAAGATCTTGAATGCTCAAACATTTATGGTGCCTAAACACTGTGATTGacttttaaagatctgttaATTTTGAGCTTACATaccttaaaaatatgtttggtATATACTGCATGCTTTACACTGGATAGATACCTGCAGTATGGCCACAGGAAGCCTGTGTTCTCCACATTTCTGATGGTAAACATTGAAGTGGGGTGTTCATACACGTATCCATGAAAGCTCTGGACCGAAGAAACAGATGCAACAAAACTGTTATTATTACGTTTACGTTCAGTTacaataatttcagttttttttatccatgtAAATTTGTTAACTcttaatcttttttaattttgagttaaaaaaaaaacggttggGTGCAACCTCATCCCACCCTCCTCACCCTAACCTTAACCCATAGAATCCAAGGTCTAGTGTAGAGCCAGTTTTTAACTGGTTCTATTAAAAACTTGTTAggaaccagtttgtttttttcaaggccAGACAACAAATTTTGGGCCAAGTGACATTAAAAGTCCC
Protein-coding regions in this window:
- the LOC112450079 gene encoding cortexin domain-containing 1; amino-acid sequence: MEVEGTAEPAFVDVDQGLTLAGVAFLCLLLIAMIIRCAKVIMDPYSAIPTSTWEEQHLDD